Genomic segment of Hoplias malabaricus isolate fHopMal1 chromosome 14, fHopMal1.hap1, whole genome shotgun sequence:
CTTGAGTATCGATCTTTTtccacgagtattgatcaataccaataccagcgtTGGTGTCGATATTATCAATATTTGAatcgatccgcccacctctagTTCATGCAGCAGAGACTCACTTGCAGAGTATCATGAAGCTGAATGGGCCAGGGCAGGAAGGTGAAAACCACATCACACCTCACTCAGAACAAACTAAAAGCACAGCAATTGGTGtgctttttttaataataaaaagacttcattttgaaaaacatgaaaatagacAGTGGAAAACAATACATAGAAAGGGAAAAACATTCTGTGGAAGGAAAATCTGTTGACGGGGAGATTTATTTTACCTTCTTCTTCATACCCTTATGTCTGGTGCTTGGTTTTGGCATCACACCTCATGTTTCTATGTGGCTGCTTCTATCAGTAGTTGCAATTAACcaactcctgtgtgtgtgtgtgtgtgtgtgtgtgtgtgtgtgtgtgtgtgtgtgtgtgtgtgtatgatttagACCATATACATTTTGTTACAAACTGAAAAGGAATTCTTTAACAGAATTTGTTTAACAGATCTATGCAACGTCTTGGGCCATCAAATAAATCTGTAACAAAATGATCTTTCACCTAGATCAAAaggtatttttgttcatttttactttagcatgtatatttgtttttgttgtattggtacaaaaaaagaaatggtGTCCTCAGACCCCCCAGACCACAGACTATGTTTCTGTCAAGTATTGAGCAATGCTGTAGTTAAAGTATTTATACACAACAGAGGTTCAGGTAACAAATAAGTTAGATTTCTACATGTATGGTTTGTCTCAGATTCCATCTGGGAGTCGTAGAGGTGGGGGCACAGAGACTGTGCTCTGAGAAGAGTGCGCCAGGGTTGTGCCCTCAGCCTCTTTTTAGGCCTCAGTTTACCTCAGAAATATGTAGCCCACATTAACAAGCAAACTAAGCAACCTGGGCTTGGCCAGCTGCAGGAAGCACAATAAGCACAATCCctcacaggaaaacactttgAACCAGTACATGATATTCTCTAGCTTCTCACTTTAGTAGCTTATGTTGCTAAAAATGTCAGCGGCTAATATTACGAAATGAATGCTTTTTTCTCCGTTGTTATGCTGTAAGACGCAATCTTCTGCTCTCACTAGATGGCAGGCCATCATCACCTTGGTCAGGCTTTTATAGTTTTCCAGGCCTGAAAAGCCAATAAATGTGATATCAGTGTGTAACATTGTGATCTGAAgtaatttgtttataaaatCTTTAAAACATTGAATTTCGTGTTATCAGATTTGAACCTAAGTAAGTTAGCAGGTGGCTTTTATTTTAGTATTTACATGTACTTACCTTGTGTAATATTCTTAAGTTTTGTATTGGCTCTGCTCATGTGGTGTTTAGTTTAACATTTAAGTTGAATTTTAGGCCTATAGTTTTCTAAGGACTATAGAAGTCCCAATATGTTGATGTAAAACAGGTGTGTCATTATTATTCTCTAAAAAATAGTATCTGTAAATACCAGTAGCTGGGTGTTTGAGATAAGATGGGTATTTGATGATGGATAAGCCCGGTTAAACATCACATATTGTATTACATATAAACTGAAAATGGGCCAGTCTAAATGCCAGTTGGATGTACCATATTATAGGGGTCTGGCAAAGGAACTGAAATGACCAATCCATGCTGTGCacacaattaatttatttatattattaattattaatttattaatattattagatcccattaaaatgaatatgaaatttgtttgaattgttttttttttgttgttgtggggAAATTGTTGTGCATAATGTATGTTTAATaacattatatatgtatatatatttcacactCTTATAGTACTAATATATACTTTTTTGTACCAGAATGAATATCAAGCCCTAAAAATAGAcataacatataaaaaaattaaattgacTCCAAGAATGCAGCTATCAccctttttattcattttcacaaGTTATCGTTCTAATAAGTTGTCTACATTAAAACCTCTACAGGTCTGTCGTAATCTTTACCAAACTCTTCTTCTGCAGACACTGGAAACCTCAGACAATCTATCACACAGGCTTATTACAGCAAGACCTCTCTAGCTCTAATACAGGACCAGCATTATGCAGCATATACTAGATATTGCACTCATAATATGCTTACTGAAACATAGGCCATGTTTGTACTATGAGGCTACTACTACCCTCAAGACATTCACTTAGTATTGATTGTGTTTTCCTGTaactggatgtttttttttctttctcttatttATTTCATAGAACTAAAGGCAAATGTTTTTGCTGAAATCATGTCCACATGGTCAGTGGTATATTTGGAATACACCAACCACACAGTGCTGCGGAACAGTCAGAGAGCACACTTCACTTAAATACTATTAGCTGTTTTTCTGTGAAAATGGCTATTATCTACAAGTTGTTAATTTCTCAGGAGGGATTTCCAAAGAGATTAGATTTAAGATAATCCGCTTGCTAAAAAAGGAGACAGGCAAAAGCAAATATGGGACAACAGGGAAATTAAGAGTTAAAAATGACGACAatatacagagagaggagaaagtcAAGCTCCACGGTTGCTTCCAACCTGGAAAAAAATTCCCAGGTGTCTGTCCCGACCCTGTTAGAGAACAAATTAACTATGGGCCTGAAAGGACATACAGTTGTTAAAAGCTTTTACTGTTAAAAGGAAATAGACCAGGATAATCCAGGCTCCAGCATCATTCAATGCGTTTTGGGTTTACCTTGATCATAAAAATCACTGGGACTTTtcactggaaaataaataaagggtggtctctgacttttgcacagttctgtacTGAAGATACATTGTATATCCATTTGTAGGCAATGGACAATTATGTCCACTTTAAATTAATAGTCTCTAATACTTAAATATTCAGGACTAAAGAGGATCAACTAATATTCGGCATACAGAGCAAGTTGTGGAGAAGTGCATATTGTTGTGGAGAAGTGCACATTGATGGCACTtgccaaaaggaaaaaaaagacacaatgtGAAAATGAGTAGGTCAGAGAAAAGTATGCTTATACACAAGTTTCAGTGTGCTTACATTTTATACGTTATCCTAGCAAAGGTATTAGAGGCTAGTAATGAAAAGTAGAGCAAAGGCAGTTCTCTAGGATTTTGTTTCAAATGTCTCTTTACATATAACAGTGTTTTCCTGAAGAAGAGCATATTTTATTATCCAACTTATACAGTGCTTTTGTTGCCTCCGTAGGTACAGTTTGTGATGGCTTAGTTTGATATATTTTACTAATTTCATTATCTAGTTTACAAACCTAAAGTGACAAGACTTCTGTAAACATATCTTCAATATAATATGACGTTAAcagcatttacagataatgTTATTATAAAATCAACATCTTGTGTCACAACTGGAATCCAGACAACTGCATAAAGAACACAATATATAAAGTAGGAGGTTGCCAGATATTTCTTCTGGTGATGTACTTTCCAGCACAGTTTAGTCCCTTGATCCACCTTAATCAGGAGAGGCTCTTCAGGAGTATCTGCAGATTACAGCCCGCTGTATTCTATTACTACTAATGCTGCTAGATCTTCGGGAGCAGGCTTGAGGGCACTGCTGATAGAAGAACAAGAAATTCAGCCGTTTGAGACGCCATGGACAAGATGATCCGCTGGTTAAGGAAACACTGTCTCAtgaacactgaacacacagcaCGATGACACACGAAAGCACGAATGCACAGTCCATAAAATGCTTAAGGATGAACAGAGATTAATAGTTGAATACTGCTGCCACCTAAAAATACTCAAGGACTGATACTCCAAGAAAACACACGACAATGGCTGAAGGGCCACTAGATCTTGTTTGGGAAAGCACTTGGCTGTCAATGTCTCTCAACCACAGTTGAAGTGCGTTTGAAAAACGACAGAGACACAGGCCTCTTCCCATATATTGTAGAGATCACGATGGTGAGGACACCAACTCGTCACAGGATTTTGGCTTCAGCTGAAGAGGCGTTAAAAAAGGCCTGAAACTGCCCACTGCCTGCCACAGTCTGTCTGTCACTGCTCTTCTTTTCAGGTACTTCTTCCCTGAGAAAATACTGTGCAACCAGATGTGCTCACTGTTTGTGGATATAAGGAGAGTTGTACTTAAGCCAGAAATACATCTGATTTTCACATGttgtaatttaatattataCCCAAAATCAAAGACTTCTAAGTATATTATTACCATACTCATGAGTCTCCTGCCTTTACTTTCCACCTGAAGTGTCCTTAAAGATCAGCGGGGTGAATGTGAGATTGTTCTGGCTGCCATACCACTCTAATCTGCTCTGCCTCTTTTCCATCTGAGCAAATAGGAAACCGGAGATCTCTAATTATTAATGGTGTTGGAATAGAGCTATAAGGTATCGCGCCTGAGTGCTACATGAACTGTTTGTGTTATGCACCAGTTCACCGAAAACCAGGGCATGACCAACAGTCTCAAACGTTCTGTTATTTGTTTTGGACTCTGTGGACACCTGCAATGTCTGTGCTTGTAAATTGTCATTCTCTGTCTAAATATGCAAATCAAGTCAACCAACCACATGACCGCTGGATACGGGGTCAGAAAAGCTTGGAAGCTGTGAACATTGTTAGATTGTAATGTAATCATGTAATGCATATGCCTATATAAGCTGTATACATGTAGGTGACGCTTAGAAAATATAGTACCTTACTATAGCAGTAATTATCTAGATCACCCTTAGTACTTGTTCTATTTTTATCCTGttttaaatcaacaaaaaagTAAATTATCGATTAAAAACAACCTTAGGGATGCATCTACGGAAAATGTAGGccaactgattttttttttctgtccctgattttttccttatttatttatttattttttcccataTCTACATTTTTTATATCACTAATGTAGTCAAATGAAGAAATGTACACTAGCCCATCAGTACTTAAGTATTCATCTCTTTTACAGTACATTAAAAACCACTGCTTTTAAATACTGGGCAACCCTAAACTGCACATATCCAATATTTCACCATGCAGCCCAAGCACACACCAATGTTTTGGACTTCaccaaaataattaaaaacaatttgaaCAACGGCATTTAATTCACCCGGGAAATGGGTTGGAATTATTACCACTGATACAGGATGGAAACAAATGCTTGTCTCCCCCTTCATCTGTGGTCTTTGTTTCCTCCTCTGGATTACAAAGAGCCCTGGGGGTTTGAGACGTAATTAGAGATTGTCCCAATCAATTGGCAAGCATTCTGACAATGGGTGACTCAGCTATGACTAAAAGCCAccaaaacatgcaaataaaccTGAACTTGAGAACAGGCTTCAAAAGCAGGTGTCTGGCTGCTGAATCCTAAAAACGTGTCCTTCTCTAATGCACACTAGCCAATGCGTTGTCTTATTCTATTTAAAGAGATCATTATCATTCAGGTAATATATCACTCTCTGGTTGTCATGACAGACGGCCTCATGCAAATGACGCTGTGCAAATGGTAGATTTCCTTAGAAGGGACAGCAGTCAGAACATAATTAGGAACCGCCGTTGAGAGATTAAGATTTCCTGCAGCTGTTAAATTTACGCTTAAGCAGTGGATTATAAAAAATACTGTTGTTAATCCTACATCAGTTACAAGAGATGTGTTAAAGCCCAATTATGTGGATAGCCATGGTTGGCAGCTCAGTTGGAGTTTTCTGTgctacaaaaagaaaaaacactttcagtgaCACTATTAGACTGGACATTGCAGGCTGGCGTACAAATAAGATTTATTGTTACTGAACTTGTGTTAGAAAGCTCAGCTAGCTGTAACCCTGTTTCTGTAGATCCTGACTGGGATTTTATTGCAAGTGTCTGAAATGGCAACGCACTGAAATAAACTTTGGCTTAATTTCAAACAGCTAACTAAAATCTGGTACACATGAGTCTACACAGTATTGTGGGCAATAACCCAAAGACTCGCAATCAGAGTTGCAGGTGTAATTACCTAATTTACTGTTCTTAGAGGTAGCAGCTTTTAAAAAGGCTGTGTCTCTGCTAAGAATCCAGTTTCCATTTAAGTTTTCAAAGGTGTTGAATTACTACTAAAAGCAGATGCAAACCTTGCTACGTCCCTCCAAAATTATTCAGCATTCAACGTAATGGTGTTTCTACGTAATGGCATGCCACTCCTGTAGCAGTGACTCATGACTGAAGTCTATATATAACGGGATGATGCTGGAAAGTTAGCATTTGAGGAAGGAGAGAATAAATACAGTCAATGCTAATGGCTATAGGGCACAAAGCTATATTCTTAAGATTAGCAGACTATTGGAATCATGCTTATGACTTAATTATATAGTGGATGTGTCTTTCcttcttaaaaaataataaggcTTACTCATCATATATCCTGTTCACAGAGAAATGAATCTCGCTTTCCCATCCACTTCCCTGTTTCTCAATGATCAAGTCCACTTACCGTATATGGCAAGACCTTTTCACAGTATATAATTAAATGCTACAGATTAAAATGCtggaaatattgtttttttttctaccttGTCCTTGTCAAACTCACAAAGGAAAGTGATGCAACACTGTATATCTAATCAGCCAAACTCAAAAggattttttgtctttttccagGGAAGTCACAATAGGTCATTGTCTCTGGATAAAGCGCTCATGATATACATCCATCAGAAAAGGCCCCTCCCGGTTTAAACACTGGACACGATCTGCTCAGACCACAATGGGTGTGTCTGAGAAGACAGAACTAATGGAGTCTGCCACTGATTTCTTCCGCTTGCCTTTCCCCTGCCTAACCTGCTCATCCAGCTCCTCTTCCCCATTGGGGTTCACTTTCCCATTCTGGCCCTGAAGGTCCTTGGGGTCTATGAAGGCCACATGCCTGTTGAGCTCTGCTTTGGTTGCCAGATCCTCGTGAGTGGGTGTGGCACTGAGCATAGAAGAGTGGATGCTGTCCTCATGATGGTTCTTAGACTTGCCTTGCCCAGGACAGCAAAAGCATCGGCAAGGGGTCAGGTAAAGATAGATGAGTACTAGGACTACGCTGGCCAAGCAGCCAACTAAAGTTGTGTACGCTGTGTTGAGGGTCTCACCGTGTCCACTCAGAGTGAAGTTATATACTTTTACCCAAACGTACACGGTTTCGTTAAGGAACTCATTCACAGCAAAGCAGGTGTATTGACCAGAATCCTCAAGCTTTATTGAAGGAATCTCCAGACTGCCATCCGTGAGGACCATCGCACTTTGGTTGCTGTTAGGGGACACTACTATGTTGCCAGGAAGCATCCAAGACTTGGACACATTCCGGTGCCTGGTGTCGCAGCTGAGAATCAGTTTCTGCTCCAAATAGGCTTCCACTCCAGACTCATTGAAAGTGCTGCAGTTCATGTTCATGTTTAGCTCAAAAATGCGCAGTATCTTCTTTTCAGGTCCTGGGGATACGCAGGTATATTCGTCTTTGTAATCCACTGCAGAGTTTAGTCGCCGCATATACCACTGGGCCATCAAGCTGTATAGGTTACAGTCACAGTTTAGTGTGTTGTTGTGGAAGTAGAGTCCATTCTTGATGTATGCTGGCAGGCTATGCAGCTCTGAGACAGGGAGGACTTTGATCCGATTGGAAGACAAGTCCAGCAAGCTCAGACTCTCCAGCCGCGTCTTGTCCTTGACCAGTTCCAGAGGGAAGCGGGACACTTGGTTCTGGCTCAGGTATAGCTTCTGCAGGCTGCTGAGGCCGGAGAAGGCGGTGCGGTCAATTTGAGAGATTTGGTTGTTGTAGAGAAGAAGCACTTCCAAGTCGTCCAGCTCCCCAAAGATGTATTCGTCGAGTTGGCGCAGGCTGTTGGAGGAAAGGTCCAGGTAGCGCAGATGTTTAACGTACACAAACGCTTCGGTGGAGATGAAATTCAAGCCGTTGTGACTCAGTAAAAGGTTGTGGAGTTTGGGAAGTTTGTACTTGGTCCATCCCGCCAGCAGCCGGGTAATGTCGTTATAGCTCAGATCAAGCACCGATGTGTACTTGGGCAGTTCCGGAGGAACATCAGTCAAGTTCATCTTGGAACAGCTGATGATGTTACTGGCGCATATGCAAGTTTTGTGATAATTCATTTTTGAGCCAGCAGTCTCTGGTGTGTACAGAAGGACCAGGGCCATCCAAACTGTCCACCTAATACACAGTCCTGTAGAGGATGACATACCTTCCACTCTCAAGGGATGGTTTTGTGCTATTACTTTCTGGATTCCGCTTTTTAAGTCCTCTCTATGCGCACAGCAGGTCAGCCAATGATgtctgagctgtaacagagaaacaaaaacaaggcAGCTGGAGTAATGTAGGAACTGAGGTTCATCAGGAGAGCGTAGCGTTACAGCGTGGTCTTAAAAAATAAGAATGAGTCATTTATGGCATTGCCAGTGAAAAGACTGGCAAGCCTCTCACTCATGCATGCATAATGACAGGTTTACAAACAACAAGcagttcattcactcacattaaaCCCAGCATTAGAAACAGCTTTGCAAAGTATAAAGTCATGGTATATGTGGGTGAGATGTTATGGCCTCTAGTGCCCCAAGACAGTCAGTAGTGTTGCATTGCACCATTTCATCAATACCCAGTCTCGTCCTTTAAGGTGTAAACAGTAACGTTGGGAATATATGTAGGGCCTATAGGTACATTACCTCCAGAATGTTTTGCTTCAGATTATGATATATCAAGGTCTGCCACAAAGCAATTCCCAGTGTGCTCTCTGTTTATCCATAGCTCATCACAGTAACGCGACATGTCTTTCCAAGACAGAAACAGAAGCCAAGCGGGAACGCCGAGGGAAGAACGGTGTTTTCTTCCAGGACGAGGGGAAAAAGCGTTCCCCAGACCGATGTGCGTTCGCAGACGAGGCGACCGAGGACGAAGTGGCGGTAAAATTACGTAAAGAAAACGACGCAGGCGATGCCAATCTTATTACAGTCCTCCAGTCGTTTCACAAACAATTCCGCAGGCGCTGGTCCTTTCGCAGCGGGGGTCCACGCGTCTCGGTCATGGTGCAGTGTTATAAGAAGGAACGAGCTCGCGAGGAGACGCAGCACGGCTGTGTGCTCAGCATCTCTCCATGCTCCATCACTTAAAGCGCATGAGCAGAGGCGCACGGGGAGGGGGGAATTCTCGGTGGTCCCTCCTCAGATCGAAGAAACCACTGGAGCAGCTCCTAGCACCGTGGCCAGCGTTTCAAACGTGTCGTCCTGCCCCAAAAGCCCACCAaagaccaaaacacacacacgtcacaGGCTCATGCTGCTCCATTTAATGTACAGCCGCGCACGCGCCCGATAAAACGCTCCGCATGCTTTGTGCCGCTCGCGCATCTCAGCGACCCGCACGTATGCTTGAGCCACGTCACGTGCACTCCAGAGGCACCGCACTGAAGATGGCCCCCTTTGGACGTTTGTTTTGCTTCTTGTTTGTGCTCGAGGGGGGCTGTACAACCTCAACACGTGGAACAGTTTCACGGGAGGGCTCCAAATTATTCTGTGTAGGCTGCTACACTACACCAAGGCACCGTCCATTTTCTAGGGTGTCCTAATGTAGGAATCGCCCTTGTGTACTTGACCTTTAATTGTCCTTAATGGTAATATCCTAACAATGGACCTCAAAATATAACCAACGGACACATCATCTAAACAAAAGCTCATTTCCAACGGAATAAAAAGGCCATTCAAAGTTAAGGAGGAGCTGTCAACATTTTATAGCATTTTATTTAGCAAAAGCACACAgtcatttaataaaattgttttctaaatCTGAGTGGGTTTAAATGCTGAAATGTAAATGGTAATCAGTTTGTTAACAGGGAATGAGTGAATTTCCCTTTAGAGATGAATACATTTGTAACTGTAAGTATACTCTGACTgcttaaacaaatatattaatattaattattattcagCTGCTCGTTATGTAGCTGCCTGTAATAGCTAATAAGCTCATATTTGCAACTAGAAGTTATATAAAGGGTTCATTTATGTTTAGAAGCATTGTATCTCCCATCCATCACACTTTAGTGGGGGCCACAGGGACTGAACATGGGATAGCTAGGTTTAAGATGGTTTCTGGGTGGACTGGTGCATGGGCTGTTAGTGGGACTCAGGTGTGCTCCCTGTATCAAATAACTAGGCAGCTCAGCAACTTTCTATATATGTGGcccatatttttgtgttttaaagtggCCATACTGGACCAATGTTTAACTCATCCTGGTGCTAACCAGTCATATGTGGGGACAGCATGTAATAAGACAAAACTTGCTGACACATAAAACACTGCCTATAGGCAGGGGGCATCTTCATCTTGGAGAACCTCTGGTATGCAAATATTGGCTGTAGAGAGAGTGGGCGCATCCTCCCAGTGGTTGCTCAGCAGGCTCACTTGTTAGAGAGTGGCAAAATCAGCGCTTTTCCCGCCTCTTAAATCTCTAAAGGCCAACTTGAAGGGTAGGAGTGTGGGGACAGCTGAAATGGTGCTGCTCGCAGCCCAGCTTGCAGGGCtgtatttgtaaacatgcagAGGTGCTTCCTGGCAGACGTTCCCTTTCTGCTCAGGGGTGATGTTCATTGCCCTTTACTCACTGTTATGTGTCCTGCTACATAGATCCAGCTGTACCATTCACAACTTACTCAAGACAGACACAAAACGTCCACAGATACAGATTGCTACATGGGGAACATGTAATTGATTTGAGACCCATTTTCTCGAATTTTTCTAGTCAAATCCATTAGTGAATGGTCACAGAGGAGCTCAGGAagctatttaattttatttaattgcagCATAATTTAGTTGGGTCCAATACTGAAGCCTTACTTTCACATTAACGGAGAAAAGAGGAGTTCCCACAGCTTGCTTACACTGCCTGGCTCTCATGGCGGTTTGTAATTACACCCTGCTAGACAGCATTACATTAGTCTAAATATGGCCATGGTCTTTGTTGACTGCATTTCTCCCCTTTATTTCTACAGTGTTAGCATCCTTATCACACACCAATGACAAAAATGTCAGAATTGCAGCTGGAAAattgtacatttataaatagAATGATATCTTTTAgattttgttattaatattcattaaagcAAATGGCTCATATCATGGAAAAACAATCCTAGATTTGttgaaattaaaaatacatgacataatatatatttagccATTTTAAGCAAGTTTCAGAATGTAATATTCATTTTCAAATCCACTCCATCCGTATATAGAAATAAACCTGAAAAtttgtttcttttcattttaactgtttttgtgatgtcacttaAAAAACTTAATTACATCTCGCTATTCAGCATATACCTTTCCATGCTGAACCTATAAGAAATGCATCAGTCTGTTCTGCCTTTATCAAAAAAGGCAGAAATAAAGGACTAATGGAGATATGAAATAACTAAAATATGGGAGAATCTCCTCATCTCCAATTTAATGCACATAAAAATCAATACACTCACATTTCCATGATGACAATTCACACCCACCATTACCTCAGCTCATCCACCTCTTCCAGTTCATTCTCAGTCTCTATTCAGCAAGGGGTGGACTGACTTCATCATCTGAAGCTGCTCAGAACTCCTGCCCAAGCTTCTCAGAGTTCTCCTTCCTTGCCACAGCTCACAGTGAGCACTGTCTCCTCTTTG
This window contains:
- the amigo1 gene encoding amphoterin-induced protein 1 is translated as MSSSTGLCIRWTVWMALVLLYTPETAGSKMNYHKTCICASNIISCSKMNLTDVPPELPKYTSVLDLSYNDITRLLAGWTKYKLPKLHNLLLSHNGLNFISTEAFVYVKHLRYLDLSSNSLRQLDEYIFGELDDLEVLLLYNNQISQIDRTAFSGLSSLQKLYLSQNQVSRFPLELVKDKTRLESLSLLDLSSNRIKVLPVSELHSLPAYIKNGLYFHNNTLNCDCNLYSLMAQWYMRRLNSAVDYKDEYTCVSPGPEKKILRIFELNMNMNCSTFNESGVEAYLEQKLILSCDTRHRNVSKSWMLPGNIVVSPNSNQSAMVLTDGSLEIPSIKLEDSGQYTCFAVNEFLNETVYVWVKVYNFTLSGHGETLNTAYTTLVGCLASVVLVLIYLYLTPCRCFCCPGQGKSKNHHEDSIHSSMLSATPTHEDLATKAELNRHVAFIDPKDLQGQNGKVNPNGEEELDEQVRQGKGKRKKSVADSISSVFSDTPIVV